One Candidatus Woesearchaeota archaeon genomic window carries:
- a CDS encoding PD-(D/E)XK nuclease family protein, with amino-acid sequence MEKEFEKMKLYSYSRLETFKQCPLKFKLHYIDEVETEIEASVEAFLGSLVHETLEKLYIDLKFQKIDALNELLDFFNENWKKNWNDAIVIVRTEYNQENYKKMGEKFISDYYEKYSPFDQSRTIGLETKEHINLDDTEEYHIHIRIDRLSMAGEGIYEIHDYKTSSSLPTQEDVDADRQLAIYAYGIKKMYPDAKKIILIWHYLAFDRELRSERNEEQLENLRKEVLELIKDAEACTEFPPKMSALCSWCEFRPMCPNFKHLYSIEKKPAEEYLDDDGVKLVNKYSEVSEKIKELTDESENLKERLREFAERNNVNMIYGSGVRAFVKNYPRLSFPKKEDSNREEFVNTIKAIGLWEKIAIPDVYELAKMMNGNGMHPEIKAILEKYAEKGFTTYVRLNRSGSYY; translated from the coding sequence ATTCAAGATTAGAGACATTTAAGCAGTGCCCGCTTAAATTCAAGCTGCATTACATAGACGAGGTTGAGACAGAAATTGAAGCGAGCGTGGAAGCCTTTCTTGGCTCGCTTGTGCACGAAACTCTTGAAAAGCTTTACATTGACCTTAAATTCCAGAAGATTGATGCCCTAAATGAGCTCCTTGATTTCTTCAATGAGAACTGGAAGAAGAACTGGAATGACGCAATTGTGATTGTGCGGACTGAATACAACCAGGAAAACTACAAAAAAATGGGCGAAAAGTTCATTTCAGATTATTATGAGAAATACAGCCCTTTCGACCAGTCAAGGACAATTGGGCTTGAGACAAAAGAGCACATAAACCTGGATGACACAGAGGAATACCACATTCACATAAGGATTGACCGCCTTTCAATGGCTGGCGAAGGCATTTATGAGATTCACGATTACAAAACCTCAAGCTCCCTTCCAACACAGGAGGATGTTGATGCTGACAGGCAGCTTGCAATTTATGCATATGGGATAAAAAAAATGTATCCTGATGCAAAGAAGATAATCCTGATTTGGCACTACCTTGCATTTGACAGGGAGCTGCGCTCTGAGAGGAATGAGGAGCAGCTTGAAAATCTCAGAAAGGAAGTGCTTGAACTGATAAAGGATGCTGAGGCGTGCACTGAATTCCCGCCAAAGATGTCTGCCCTGTGCAGCTGGTGCGAATTCCGCCCTATGTGCCCTAATTTCAAGCATCTTTATTCCATTGAAAAAAAGCCGGCAGAGGAGTATCTTGATGATGACGGCGTGAAGCTTGTGAACAAGTATTCCGAGGTTTCTGAGAAAATCAAGGAGCTTACTGATGAAAGCGAGAATCTCAAGGAACGGCTCAGGGAATTTGCAGAGAGGAACAATGTGAACATGATATACGGCTCAGGGGTAAGGGCGTTTGTAAAAAATTATCCCCGGCTTTCCTTTCCAAAAAAAGAGGATTCAAACAGGGAAGAATTCGTGAATACAATAAAGGCAATAGGGCTTTGGGAGAAGATTGCAATCCCTGATGTTTATGAGCTTGCAAAGATGATGAACGGCAACGGCATGCATCCTGAAATAAAGGCGATTCTGGAAAAATATGCGGAAAAAGGATTTACAACCTATGTGCGCCTGAACAGGAGCGGAAGCTATTATTAA